The Henckelia pumila isolate YLH828 chromosome 2, ASM3356847v2, whole genome shotgun sequence genome includes a window with the following:
- the LOC140880662 gene encoding cinnamoyl-CoA reductase-like SNL6: MGFVRLEETQKAELEEFRRMLLSCAAVHRRKDDDGFKGRENASAGASEDDLLLDKLVCVTSGVSYLGIAIVNQLLVDGYSVRIVVDNEEDIEKLTEMENSGEMRLTNSIVEVVMAKLTDVESLTAAFDGCCGVFHTAGFVDPAGLSGYTKVMSNIEVNASKNVIKACGISPSVRHCVLTSSLLTCIWKDDSWDESFNRIDHKCWSDESVCLKKKLWYALGKLRAEKAAWEIAKENNLKLATICPGLITGPKFFHRNPTPTLAYLKGIQEMYTKGLLATVDINRLAKAHVRVFQEMKKAACGRYICFDQVLDSIDGIEELARETGLNMSSITGGASSSNGARVELSNARLVNLISRTRRCNDE, translated from the exons ATGGGTTTTGTGCGGTTGGAGGAGACCCAGAAGGCGGAGCTCGAGGAGTTCCGGCGGATGCTGTTGTCTTGCGCCGCCGTGCACCGCCGGAAGGACGACGATGGGTTTAAGGGCAGAGAAAATGCGTCGGCGGGAGCTTCGGAAGACGACTTGTTACTGGACAAGCTGGTCTGTGTCACCAGTGGCGTATCCTATCTTGGAATCGCTATAGTGAACCAGCTCCTGGTTGATGGCTACTCCGTGAGGATTGTCGTCGATAACGAAG AAGACATTGAAAAGCTGACGGAAATGGAAAACTCTGGTGAAATGAGATTAACCAACAGCATTGTTGAAGTAGTCATGGCTAAGCTCACTGATGTTGAAAGCCTAACCGCAGCATTTGATGGTTGTTGTGGTGTGTTTCATACCGCTGGTTTTGTTGACCCTGCTGGTTTATCCGGTTATACT AAAGTGATGTCCAATATTGAAGTGAATGCAAGCAAAAACGTCATAAAGGCGTGTGGGATTTCACCTTCTGTTAGACATTGTGTACTAACTTCCTCACTTTTGACCTGCATCTGGAAAGATGATTCTTGGGATGAATCTTTTAACCGGATTGATCACAAATGCTGGAGTGATGAATCTGTCTGCTTGAAAAAGAAG CTATGGTATGCTCTGGGGAAACTAAGAGCAGAAAAGGCAGCTTGGGAGATTGCAAAGGAGAATAACTTGAAACTAGCCACCATTTGCCCGGGACTTATCACGGGTCCGAAATTCTTCCATCGAAATCCAACCCCTACACTTGCTTATCTTAAAGGAATCCAAGAAATGTATACCAAGGGATTGCTAGCTACCGTCGACATCAACAGATTGGCTAAGGCGCATGTAAGAGTATTTCAAGAAATGAAAAAAGCAGCTTGTGGGAGATATATTTGCTTTGATCAAGTATTGGACAGCATAGATGGGATAGAAGAGCTGGCTCGAGAAACGGGCTTAAACATGAGCTCGATTACAGGTGGTGCCTCTTCTAGTAACGGGGCTCGAGTTGAACTTTCAAATGCAAGGCTTGTTAACTTGATATCGAGAACACGAAGATGTAACGATGAATAA
- the LOC140885395 gene encoding uncharacterized protein: MYDQNPSPASSSPSAAVGRSLRNHNHHRRRRHTVEDDEGDSVAACSGESCQSCTAWVIADCVALCCCPCAVVNLLTLTFLKLPWAVARRCVRRLKKGRARKLKDKERRRYGAGDGGGGGTSRKERGSVECTSGIVWEEGGMDNLGAVFSAEEIWLELYEVGHLAFGRVSFSGNILNG, encoded by the coding sequence ATGTACGATCAAAACCCATCTCCAGCTTCTTCTTCTCCGAGCGCCGCCGTGGGAAGGAGCCTCCGGAACCACAACCACCACCGCCGGAGGCGGCACACGGTGGAGGACGACGAGGGAGATTCGGTGGCGGCGTGCAGCGGGGAGTCTTGCCAGTCTTGCACGGCGTGGGTGATAGCAGACTGCGTGGCGCTCTGCTGCTGCCCCTGCGCGGTGGTGAACCTGCTGACGCTGACTTTCCTGAAGCTTCCGTGGGCGGTGGCGCGCAGATGCGTCCGCCGCCTGAAGAAGGGCCGGGCCCGGAAGCTGAAGGACAAGGAGAGGCGGAGATACGGCGCCGGagacggcggcggcggcgggaCCTCGAGAAAAGAGAGGGGCAGCGTGGAATGTACGTCGGGAATTGTTTGGGAAGAAGGGGGAATGGACAATCTTGGCGCAGTTTTCTCGGCAGAGGAGATCTGGTTGGAGCTGTACGAGGTGGGTCACTTGGCCTTTGGTAGGGTTTCTTTTAGTGGAAATATTTTGAATGGGTAG